In Haematobia irritans isolate KBUSLIRL chromosome 1, ASM5000362v1, whole genome shotgun sequence, a genomic segment contains:
- the LOC142220293 gene encoding phospholipid phosphatase 4 isoform X2, with the protein MFSGSSIVNENSRRLFNVQQQQQRQSKSSNYDTYPPKKSTSSLRPHHAPATNNSEKIKNTMSTRQSPGRFYTKRSSATTTTTRRSYSESSAEKQLHKYSSSDSSQEEDENLMNMTVDKRKPTRRSIGNGLQYSHHRYKNKSGEDDGVADCCTIFGENSQHISDLIDIAIRVLLVVVFSKMETQTAFKRIIHMEEMWMYKNPRTKDIVSPISLLVSVIIGPFLVSLVHFALTKDRKDFFAASWTWTLILGLNGLATSLLKITVGRPRPDFFYRCFPDGVMHLSNNATGMDNMIDLFNCTGSINAINEGRKSFPSGHSSFAFAGFGFITYYVGAKLHAFNYRGRGRTWRLFISIAPLILAALVAISRTCDYHHHWEDVTVGSIIGLFVSYYVYRQYYPSIFSTNCHRPYSTSRSGHSRKIKEPEVMASRHTRRRLLSYKRLPTEERGDALLSEEPGQNGFANETEKRPLINEQKTDNKWF; encoded by the exons ATGTTTAGCGGCTCATCCATTGTCAATGAAAATTCTCGTCGTCTTTTTAAcgtacaacagcaacaacagagGCAATCCAAAAGCAGTAATTACGATACCTATCCTCCCAAGAAGTCGACCAGCAGTCTCCGTCCCCATCACGCTCCAGCGACTAATAATTCGGAAAAGATAAAAAACACAATGTCGACACGTCAATCACCGGGACGTTTTTATACGAAACGTTcgtcagcaacaacaacaacaacgaggaGAAGTTATAGTGAAAGTTCGGCTGAAAAACAATTGCATAAATATTCTAGCAGCGATAGTAGTCAAGAAGAAGATGAAAATCTTATGAATATGACCGTAGATAAAAGAAAACCTACCCGCAGAAGCATAGGTAATGGCCTACAATATAGCcaccatagatataaaaataagtcaggTGAAGATGATGGAGTAGCCGATTGTTGTACCATATTTGGTGAAAATTCTCAACATATCAGTGATTTAATTGATATAGCTATAAGAGTACTATTGGTGGTTGTTTTCAG taaaatggaGACGCAAACAGCATTCAAACGTATTATACACATGGAAGAAATGTGGATGTATAAAAATCCTCGAACAAAAGACATCGTTTCTCCAATTTCGTTAttggtatccgttataattggtCCATTTTTGGTAAGCCTCGTGCACTTTGCCTTAACAAAAGACAGAAAGGACTTCTTTGCCGCATCATGGACTTGGACATTGATACTAGGACTAAATGGATTGGCCACAAGCCTCTTGAAAATAACTGTGGGTCGACCACGTCCCGATTTTTTCTATCGCTGTTTTCCCGATGGTGTTATGCATCTATCAAACAATGCTACCGGTATGGATAATATGATTGATTTGTTTAATTGTACCGGTAGTATAAATGCTATAAATGAAGGACGCAAAAGTTTTCCCAGCGGTCATTCCTCAT TTGCCTTTGCCGGTTTTGGTTTCATTACTTACTATGTAGGTGCTAAACTGCATGCCTTTAATTATCGGGGACGAGGTCGTACCTGGCGTTTGTTTATATCTATTGCACCTTTAATTTTGGCTGCATTGGTCGCCATCAGCCGAACTTGTGATTATCACCACCACTGGGAAGATGTTACAGTGGGCAGCATCATTGGCCTATTTGTATCCTACTATGTTTATAGGCAATATTATCCATCAATATTCTCTACAAATTGTCATAGACCATATTCTACTTCGCGCAGTGGACACAGTAGAAAAATAAAGGAACCAGAAGTAATGGCATCACGTCACACTAGAAGGCGTTTACTTTCGTATAAGCGTCTACCTACCGAAGAACGTGGAGATGCTCTTTTGTCTGAAGAACCTGGACAAAATGGTTTTGCTAATGAGACAGAGAAAAGACCTTTAATCAATGAACAGAAGACAGACAATAAATGGTTTTGA
- the LOC142220291 gene encoding uncharacterized protein LOC142220291 isoform X1: MEISQLDFDVSSHGFTTGDKIIKRNGEQRKPTRKPDPKVYNRNAVNARENRRKKKLYLETLERQLLEARMTNEKLGKALKRQIAISRQLEQQKKYYQNIIANQTEISSLLSILSNKDAHIPSEATNSFVSDSKDNNDNDFDECGCFESCSSLNNIWGETPHSGDETQKGQGILEDHCYNAFSDIQSSPERSARSIDLSWDDDIGAVSSYGNCLHKTLGKDWLEDYCPTCQLSTSPSPPLQLFSEESIS, encoded by the exons ATGGAAATATCACAATTGGACTTTGATGTGTCATCACATGGATTTACCACTGGCGACAAGATAATAAAAAGGAATGGCGAACAGAGGAAACCAACCAGAAAACCCGACCCAAAGGTTTACAATAGAAATGCAGTAAATGCTAGAGAAAATCGTCGAAAAAAGAAACTATATTTGGAAACACTCGAAAGACAACTTTTGGAAGCACGTATGACCAATGAAAAACTGGGTAAAGCATTAAAGCGCCAAATAGCAATTTCGCGCCAACTGGaacaacaaaagaaatattaccaaaatataaTAGCGAACCAAACTGAAATATCTAGCCTTTTGTCTATATTGAGTAACAAAGATGCCCACATACCATCGGAAGCAACAAACTCTTTTGTTTCCGACTCAAAAGATAACAATGATAATG ATTTTGACGAATGCGGTTGCTTTGAAAGCTGTTCCAGTTTAAACAACATTTGGGGTGAAACCCCTCACTCAGGAGATGAAACACAAAAAGGACAAGGTATTCTGGAAGATCATTGCTATAATGCATTTTCTGATATTCAATCATCTCCAGAACGCTCGGCACGATCAATAGACCTAAGCTGGGATGATGATATTGGAGCTGTTTCCTCATATGGCAATTGTCTTCACAAAACTCTTGGTAAGGATTGGTTAGAAGATTATTGTCCGACTTGTCAACTCAGTACAAGTCCAAGCCCACCCCTTCAACTATTTAGTGAAGAATCAATATCATAA
- the LOC142220291 gene encoding uncharacterized protein LOC142220291 isoform X5, whose amino-acid sequence MTNEKLGKALKRQIAISRQLEQQKKYYQNIIANQTEISSLLSILSNKDAHIPSEATNSFVSDSKDNNDNDFDECGCFESCSSLNNIWGETPHSGDETQKGQGILEDHCYNAFSDIQSSPERSARSIDLSWDDDIGAVSSYGNCLHKTLGKDWLEDYCPTCQLSTSPSPPLQLFSEESIS is encoded by the exons ATGACCAATGAAAAACTGGGTAAAGCATTAAAGCGCCAAATAGCAATTTCGCGCCAACTGGaacaacaaaagaaatattaccaaaatataaTAGCGAACCAAACTGAAATATCTAGCCTTTTGTCTATATTGAGTAACAAAGATGCCCACATACCATCGGAAGCAACAAACTCTTTTGTTTCCGACTCAAAAGATAACAATGATAATG ATTTTGACGAATGCGGTTGCTTTGAAAGCTGTTCCAGTTTAAACAACATTTGGGGTGAAACCCCTCACTCAGGAGATGAAACACAAAAAGGACAAGGTATTCTGGAAGATCATTGCTATAATGCATTTTCTGATATTCAATCATCTCCAGAACGCTCGGCACGATCAATAGACCTAAGCTGGGATGATGATATTGGAGCTGTTTCCTCATATGGCAATTGTCTTCACAAAACTCTTGGTAAGGATTGGTTAGAAGATTATTGTCCGACTTGTCAACTCAGTACAAGTCCAAGCCCACCCCTTCAACTATTTAGTGAAGAATCAATATCATAA
- the LOC142220291 gene encoding uncharacterized protein LOC142220291 isoform X2 — translation MEISQLDFDVSSHGFTTGDKIIKRNGEQRKPTRKPDPKVYNRNAVNARENRRKKKLYLETLERQLLEARMTNEKLGKALKRQIAISRQLEQQKKYYQNIIANQTEISSLLSILSNKDAHIPSEATNSFVSDSKDNNDNDFDECGCFESCSSLNNIWGETPHSGDETQKGQERSARSIDLSWDDDIGAVSSYGNCLHKTLGKDWLEDYCPTCQLSTSPSPPLQLFSEESIS, via the exons ATGGAAATATCACAATTGGACTTTGATGTGTCATCACATGGATTTACCACTGGCGACAAGATAATAAAAAGGAATGGCGAACAGAGGAAACCAACCAGAAAACCCGACCCAAAGGTTTACAATAGAAATGCAGTAAATGCTAGAGAAAATCGTCGAAAAAAGAAACTATATTTGGAAACACTCGAAAGACAACTTTTGGAAGCACGTATGACCAATGAAAAACTGGGTAAAGCATTAAAGCGCCAAATAGCAATTTCGCGCCAACTGGaacaacaaaagaaatattaccaaaatataaTAGCGAACCAAACTGAAATATCTAGCCTTTTGTCTATATTGAGTAACAAAGATGCCCACATACCATCGGAAGCAACAAACTCTTTTGTTTCCGACTCAAAAGATAACAATGATAATG ATTTTGACGAATGCGGTTGCTTTGAAAGCTGTTCCAGTTTAAACAACATTTGGGGTGAAACCCCTCACTCAGGAGATGAAACACAAAAAGGACAAG AACGCTCGGCACGATCAATAGACCTAAGCTGGGATGATGATATTGGAGCTGTTTCCTCATATGGCAATTGTCTTCACAAAACTCTTGGTAAGGATTGGTTAGAAGATTATTGTCCGACTTGTCAACTCAGTACAAGTCCAAGCCCACCCCTTCAACTATTTAGTGAAGAATCAATATCATAA
- the LOC142220294 gene encoding oxaloacetate tautomerase FAHD1, mitochondrial isoform X2, giving the protein MSSGSDLQLFARNSKKILGAALNYMDIVRERNAPVPKSPVVFLKPSTSLIEEGKDIVIPKVFTKVAHEVELGVVIGKHCKNVSTAEAFSYVGGYCLALDMTAQCDLGEARKNGLPWSMGKGFDTSTPVSRLLSPKEIGDPHNLKLWLKVNGKPVQEGNTADLIFNVADLVSYCSKYMTLEPNDIILTGTPKNSLPVKHGDVIECGIGDLINMKFNCKNEM; this is encoded by the exons ATGTCATCGGGTAGTGATCTGCAATTATTTGCTCGTAATAGCAAAAAAATCCTTGGAGCTGCTTTAAATTATAT GGACATTGTAAGAGAAAGGAATGCCCCAGTTCCAAAGTCCCCTGTAGTTTTTCTGAAACCCTCTACTTCTTTGATTGAAGAAGGAAAAGATATTGTT ATTCCCAAAGTCTTTACAAAAGTGGCCCACGAAGTGGAATTGGGCGTTGTTATAGGCaaacattgtaaaaatgtttccacCGCCGAAGCTTTTTCATATGTTGGAGGTTATTGTTTAGCCCTTGATATGACCGCCCAATGCGATTTAGGCGAAGCTCGTAAGAATGGTCTGCCTTGGTCAATGGGAAAAGGATTTGACACTTCTACTCCCGTTTCACGTCTGTTAAGTCCCAAAGAAATTGGTGATCCTCATAACCTAAAGCTATGGCTAAAAGTGAATGGCAAGCCGGTTCAAGAGGGAAATACCGCCGATTTAATTTTCAATGTGGCCGATTTGGTATCTTATTGCTCTAAATATATGACATTGGAGCCTAATGACATAATATTAACTGGTACACCCAAAAACTCCTTACCTGTAAAACATGGTGATGTTATCGAATGCGGTATTGGAGATTTGATTAATATGAAATTcaattgtaaaaatgaaatgtaa
- the LOC142220295 gene encoding vacuolar ATPase assembly protein VMA22 — protein sequence MPTEISVINNLLDSLYLELLNLIEQHTECRVNIERSNNSGQLLLAKTRYIQGSHAITLAQIPTENSEDFKALCYVEIDKTETKVSGEDKHLVRHKVDKAEGYVEPMHWFSALPPMTLRNAAIHFKKSVELVVEAANIQNEILAIMNRIDRLKLAKKQVVH from the exons atgcCCACAGAAATCAGTGTAATCAATAATTTATTGGATTCTTTGTATCTTGagttgctaaatttgattgagcaACACACAGAATGTCGTGTAAACATTGAGCGTTCAA ATAATTCCGGCCAGTTGCTGTTAGCAAAGACACGCTATATCCAAGGATCACACGCTATCACCCTAGCTCAAATACCTACAGAAAATAGTGAAGATTTTAAAGCTCTTTGCTATGTGGAAATCGATAAGACCGAAACTAAAGTGTCAGGAGAGGACAAACACTTAGTAAGACACAAGGTGGACAAAGCTGAGGGATATGTCGAGCCAATGCATTGGTTTTCAGCTCTTCCTCCAATGACCTTAAGAAATGCTGCGATCCATTTTAAAAAATCCGTCGAATTGGTGGTTGAAGCTGCTAATATTCAAAATGAAATATTGGCCATAATGAACAGAATAGATCGCTTAAAATTAGCCAAGAAACAAGTTGTACACTAA
- the LOC142220294 gene encoding oxaloacetate tautomerase FAHD1, mitochondrial isoform X1, whose product MNFPKFSGFLIKRNMSSGSDLQLFARNSKKILGAALNYMDIVRERNAPVPKSPVVFLKPSTSLIEEGKDIVIPKVFTKVAHEVELGVVIGKHCKNVSTAEAFSYVGGYCLALDMTAQCDLGEARKNGLPWSMGKGFDTSTPVSRLLSPKEIGDPHNLKLWLKVNGKPVQEGNTADLIFNVADLVSYCSKYMTLEPNDIILTGTPKNSLPVKHGDVIECGIGDLINMKFNCKNEM is encoded by the exons A TGAATTTTCCAAAGTTTTCGGGTTTCCTTATAAAACGAAATATGTCATCGGGTAGTGATCTGCAATTATTTGCTCGTAATAGCAAAAAAATCCTTGGAGCTGCTTTAAATTATAT GGACATTGTAAGAGAAAGGAATGCCCCAGTTCCAAAGTCCCCTGTAGTTTTTCTGAAACCCTCTACTTCTTTGATTGAAGAAGGAAAAGATATTGTT ATTCCCAAAGTCTTTACAAAAGTGGCCCACGAAGTGGAATTGGGCGTTGTTATAGGCaaacattgtaaaaatgtttccacCGCCGAAGCTTTTTCATATGTTGGAGGTTATTGTTTAGCCCTTGATATGACCGCCCAATGCGATTTAGGCGAAGCTCGTAAGAATGGTCTGCCTTGGTCAATGGGAAAAGGATTTGACACTTCTACTCCCGTTTCACGTCTGTTAAGTCCCAAAGAAATTGGTGATCCTCATAACCTAAAGCTATGGCTAAAAGTGAATGGCAAGCCGGTTCAAGAGGGAAATACCGCCGATTTAATTTTCAATGTGGCCGATTTGGTATCTTATTGCTCTAAATATATGACATTGGAGCCTAATGACATAATATTAACTGGTACACCCAAAAACTCCTTACCTGTAAAACATGGTGATGTTATCGAATGCGGTATTGGAGATTTGATTAATATGAAATTcaattgtaaaaatgaaatgtaa
- the LOC142220291 gene encoding uncharacterized protein LOC142220291 isoform X3, producing MEISQLDFDVSSHGFTTGDKIIKRNGEQRKPTRKPDPKVYNRNAVNARENRRKKKLYLETLERQLLEARMTNEKLGKALKRQIAISRQLEQQKKYYQNIIANQTEISSLLSILSNKDAHIPSEATNSFVSDSKDNNDNDFDECGCFESCSSLNNIWGETPHSGDETQKGQGILEDHCYNAFSDIQSSPERSARSIDLSWDDDIGAVSSYGNCLHKTLV from the exons ATGGAAATATCACAATTGGACTTTGATGTGTCATCACATGGATTTACCACTGGCGACAAGATAATAAAAAGGAATGGCGAACAGAGGAAACCAACCAGAAAACCCGACCCAAAGGTTTACAATAGAAATGCAGTAAATGCTAGAGAAAATCGTCGAAAAAAGAAACTATATTTGGAAACACTCGAAAGACAACTTTTGGAAGCACGTATGACCAATGAAAAACTGGGTAAAGCATTAAAGCGCCAAATAGCAATTTCGCGCCAACTGGaacaacaaaagaaatattaccaaaatataaTAGCGAACCAAACTGAAATATCTAGCCTTTTGTCTATATTGAGTAACAAAGATGCCCACATACCATCGGAAGCAACAAACTCTTTTGTTTCCGACTCAAAAGATAACAATGATAATG ATTTTGACGAATGCGGTTGCTTTGAAAGCTGTTCCAGTTTAAACAACATTTGGGGTGAAACCCCTCACTCAGGAGATGAAACACAAAAAGGACAAGGTATTCTGGAAGATCATTGCTATAATGCATTTTCTGATATTCAATCATCTCCAGAACGCTCGGCACGATCAATAGACCTAAGCTGGGATGATGATATTGGAGCTGTTTCCTCATATGGCAATTGTCTTCACAAAACTCTTG TATAA
- the LOC142220296 gene encoding uncharacterized protein LOC142220296 has translation MGSKRKNIEDELSRFEAEISKPATTNTRNLFVPNQVRPIIAANTYNQQKIQQAQLPTSITTATTAPAVVAPPRISSVPAPPIPPPAFMPTFVPTQITKSAAPVPAVTTPVVLSSAPKLYVSRQSVSVPTVPAPIDINAIQFDVTQKLKKLKAEKSGPNPIAEEAIKAAKASSALQSFQVTEKKKKDRKTVRIAGGQVWEDTSLADWPDDDFRIFCGDLGNDVNDEVLTRTFNKYPSFQRARVIRDKRTGKSKGFGFVSFREPQDFIKAMKEMDGRYVGSRPIKLRKSTWRQRSLDVVKKKEKEKQLLLQAMMNG, from the coding sequence ATGGGatctaaaagaaaaaacatcGAAGATGAGTTGTCACGTTTTGAAGCGGAAATATCTAAACCTGCTACAACGAATACTAGGAACCTATTTGTTCCCAATCAAGTCAGACCAATAATAGCGGCAAACACTTACAACCAACAGAAAATACAGCAGGCGCAACTTCCTACAAGTATAACTACTGCAACAACAGCTCCCGCAGTTGTAGCGCCACCTAGGATATCTTCAGTCCCTGCACCACCAATACCCCCACCAGCGTTTATGCCCACGTTTGTACCAACACAAATAACCAAATCGGCAGCACCCGTACCAGCTGTAACAACTCCCGTAGTTCTTTCGAGTGCTCCAAAACTTTATGTTAGCCGACAGTCGGTTAGTGTTCCTACGGTGCCAGCACCCATCGACATTAACGCCATACAATTTGATGTaacacaaaaactaaaaaagttgaaagcaGAGAAATCTGGTCCTAACCCAATAGCGGAGGAGGCTATTAAAGCGGCAAAAGCTTCATCGGCTCTTCAATCGTTCCAGGTCAcggaaaagaagaaaaaagatcgcaaaactgtaCGCATTGCAGGCGGTCAAGTATGGGAGGACACATCATTGGCCGATTGGCCAGATGATGATTTCCGAATATTTTGCGGTGATTTGGGAAATGATGTCAACGATGAGGTATTGACACGAACCTTTAACAAATATCCCTCGTTTCAAAGGGCTCGAGTTATTCGCGACAAGCGTACTGGCAAAAGTAAGGGATTTGGTTTTGTCAGCTTCCGTGAGCCTCAAGATTTTATAAAGGCAATGAAGGAAATGGATGGGCGCTATGTCGGTAGCCGCCCCATTAAATTACGTAAAAGTACTTGGAGACAACGTAGTTTGGATGTTGtgaagaaaaaagaaaaggaaAAGCAATTGCTTCTACAAGCTATGATGAATGGTTAA
- the LOC142220291 gene encoding uncharacterized protein LOC142220291 isoform X4 gives MEISQLDFDVSSHGFTTGDKIIKRNGEQRKPTRKPDPKVYNRNAVNARENRRKKKLYLETLERQLLEARMTNEKLGKALKRQIAISRQLEQQKKYYQNIIANQTEISSLLSILSNKDAHIPSEATNSFVSDSKDNNDNDFDECGCFESCSSLNNIWGETPHSGDETQKGQERSARSIDLSWDDDIGAVSSYGNCLHKTLV, from the exons ATGGAAATATCACAATTGGACTTTGATGTGTCATCACATGGATTTACCACTGGCGACAAGATAATAAAAAGGAATGGCGAACAGAGGAAACCAACCAGAAAACCCGACCCAAAGGTTTACAATAGAAATGCAGTAAATGCTAGAGAAAATCGTCGAAAAAAGAAACTATATTTGGAAACACTCGAAAGACAACTTTTGGAAGCACGTATGACCAATGAAAAACTGGGTAAAGCATTAAAGCGCCAAATAGCAATTTCGCGCCAACTGGaacaacaaaagaaatattaccaaaatataaTAGCGAACCAAACTGAAATATCTAGCCTTTTGTCTATATTGAGTAACAAAGATGCCCACATACCATCGGAAGCAACAAACTCTTTTGTTTCCGACTCAAAAGATAACAATGATAATG ATTTTGACGAATGCGGTTGCTTTGAAAGCTGTTCCAGTTTAAACAACATTTGGGGTGAAACCCCTCACTCAGGAGATGAAACACAAAAAGGACAAG AACGCTCGGCACGATCAATAGACCTAAGCTGGGATGATGATATTGGAGCTGTTTCCTCATATGGCAATTGTCTTCACAAAACTCTTG TATAA
- the LOC142220293 gene encoding uncharacterized protein LOC142220293 isoform X1, whose product MSEITYNNIRWRRHKTTYDDENEELSPLSDTPVESLLGRRTMFSGSSIVNENSRRLFNVQQQQQRQSKSSNYDTYPPKKSTSSLRPHHAPATNNSEKIKNTMSTRQSPGRFYTKRSSATTTTTRRSYSESSAEKQLHKYSSSDSSQEEDENLMNMTVDKRKPTRRSIGNGLQYSHHRYKNKSGEDDGVADCCTIFGENSQHISDLIDIAIRVLLVVVFSKMETQTAFKRIIHMEEMWMYKNPRTKDIVSPISLLVSVIIGPFLVSLVHFALTKDRKDFFAASWTWTLILGLNGLATSLLKITVGRPRPDFFYRCFPDGVMHLSNNATGMDNMIDLFNCTGSINAINEGRKSFPSGHSSFAFAGFGFITYYVGAKLHAFNYRGRGRTWRLFISIAPLILAALVAISRTCDYHHHWEDVTVGSIIGLFVSYYVYRQYYPSIFSTNCHRPYSTSRSGHSRKIKEPEVMASRHTRRRLLSYKRLPTEERGDALLSEEPGQNGFANETEKRPLINEQKTDNKWF is encoded by the exons ATGTCTGAGATTACATATAATAATATACGATGGCGACGTCATAAAACAACTTATGATGATGAGAATGAGGAG CTTTCGCCGTTAAGTGATACCCCTGTTGAATCTTTACTGGGCCGTCGTACAATGTTTAGCGGCTCATCCATTGTCAATGAAAATTCTCGTCGTCTTTTTAAcgtacaacagcaacaacagagGCAATCCAAAAGCAGTAATTACGATACCTATCCTCCCAAGAAGTCGACCAGCAGTCTCCGTCCCCATCACGCTCCAGCGACTAATAATTCGGAAAAGATAAAAAACACAATGTCGACACGTCAATCACCGGGACGTTTTTATACGAAACGTTcgtcagcaacaacaacaacaacgaggaGAAGTTATAGTGAAAGTTCGGCTGAAAAACAATTGCATAAATATTCTAGCAGCGATAGTAGTCAAGAAGAAGATGAAAATCTTATGAATATGACCGTAGATAAAAGAAAACCTACCCGCAGAAGCATAGGTAATGGCCTACAATATAGCcaccatagatataaaaataagtcaggTGAAGATGATGGAGTAGCCGATTGTTGTACCATATTTGGTGAAAATTCTCAACATATCAGTGATTTAATTGATATAGCTATAAGAGTACTATTGGTGGTTGTTTTCAG taaaatggaGACGCAAACAGCATTCAAACGTATTATACACATGGAAGAAATGTGGATGTATAAAAATCCTCGAACAAAAGACATCGTTTCTCCAATTTCGTTAttggtatccgttataattggtCCATTTTTGGTAAGCCTCGTGCACTTTGCCTTAACAAAAGACAGAAAGGACTTCTTTGCCGCATCATGGACTTGGACATTGATACTAGGACTAAATGGATTGGCCACAAGCCTCTTGAAAATAACTGTGGGTCGACCACGTCCCGATTTTTTCTATCGCTGTTTTCCCGATGGTGTTATGCATCTATCAAACAATGCTACCGGTATGGATAATATGATTGATTTGTTTAATTGTACCGGTAGTATAAATGCTATAAATGAAGGACGCAAAAGTTTTCCCAGCGGTCATTCCTCAT TTGCCTTTGCCGGTTTTGGTTTCATTACTTACTATGTAGGTGCTAAACTGCATGCCTTTAATTATCGGGGACGAGGTCGTACCTGGCGTTTGTTTATATCTATTGCACCTTTAATTTTGGCTGCATTGGTCGCCATCAGCCGAACTTGTGATTATCACCACCACTGGGAAGATGTTACAGTGGGCAGCATCATTGGCCTATTTGTATCCTACTATGTTTATAGGCAATATTATCCATCAATATTCTCTACAAATTGTCATAGACCATATTCTACTTCGCGCAGTGGACACAGTAGAAAAATAAAGGAACCAGAAGTAATGGCATCACGTCACACTAGAAGGCGTTTACTTTCGTATAAGCGTCTACCTACCGAAGAACGTGGAGATGCTCTTTTGTCTGAAGAACCTGGACAAAATGGTTTTGCTAATGAGACAGAGAAAAGACCTTTAATCAATGAACAGAAGACAGACAATAAATGGTTTTGA